Proteins encoded together in one Marinobacter sp. Arc7-DN-1 window:
- the lpxC gene encoding UDP-3-O-acyl-N-acetylglucosamine deacetylase: MIKQRTLKNTIRATGVGLHSGEKVYLTLKPAPVDSGIIFRRSDLDPMVEIRACAENVGETMLSTTLVKDGVRVATVEHLLSAMAGLGIDNCFVELSAAEVPIMDGSAGPFVFLLQSAGIAEQEAAKRFIRIKREVTIEEGDKKATFLPFEGFKVSFGIDFDHPVFKGRAQTATVDFSSTSFVKEVSRARTFGFMRDIEKLRAMNLALGGSVDNAIVVDDYKILNEDGLRYDDEFVKHKVLDAIGDLYLLGNSLIGEFRGVKSGHDLNNKLLRKLRAEEDAWEVVTFDDEATAPISYMKPALAAQA, encoded by the coding sequence ATGATCAAACAACGGACACTCAAAAACACCATCCGTGCCACCGGTGTTGGCTTGCACTCGGGTGAGAAAGTATATCTGACCCTGAAGCCTGCCCCGGTGGATTCAGGCATCATCTTCCGCCGTTCTGATCTGGACCCGATGGTCGAGATCCGTGCCTGTGCGGAAAATGTGGGTGAGACCATGCTGTCCACGACGCTGGTAAAAGACGGTGTCCGTGTGGCGACTGTCGAGCATCTGCTCTCCGCCATGGCTGGTCTCGGTATTGATAACTGCTTTGTGGAGCTCAGTGCTGCAGAAGTGCCGATCATGGACGGCTCTGCCGGTCCCTTCGTGTTTCTGCTGCAATCTGCCGGTATTGCCGAGCAGGAGGCTGCCAAGCGCTTTATCCGCATCAAGCGTGAAGTGACCATTGAAGAGGGCGACAAGAAAGCTACCTTCCTGCCGTTCGAAGGCTTCAAGGTAAGTTTCGGGATCGATTTCGATCACCCGGTCTTCAAGGGTCGTGCCCAGACTGCCACGGTCGACTTCTCGAGCACGTCCTTCGTGAAGGAAGTCAGCCGCGCACGGACCTTTGGTTTCATGCGCGACATCGAGAAGCTGCGTGCCATGAACCTGGCGCTCGGTGGCAGCGTGGATAACGCCATTGTGGTTGACGACTACAAGATTCTGAACGAAGACGGTCTTCGCTATGATGACGAGTTCGTCAAGCACAAGGTGCTGGACGCAATTGGCGACCTGTACCTGCTGGGCAACAGCCTGATTGGTGAGTTCCGCGGCGTAAAGTCCGGTCACGATCTGAACAACAAGTTGCTGCGTAAGCTCCGGGCTGAGGAAGATGCATGGGAAGTGGTTACGTTTGACGACGAAGCCACTGCGCCGATTTCCTACATGAAGCCCGCGCTGGCAGCCCAGGCTTAA
- the ftsZ gene encoding cell division protein FtsZ — protein sequence MFELVDNVQQNAVIKVVGVGGGGGNAVRHMLNSDIEGVEFICANTDAQALTDMDARQIIQLGGNITKGLGAGANPEVGRQSALEDRDRIAEAIKGADMVFITAGMGGGTGTGAAPIVAEVARELGILTVAVVTKPFLFEGGKRMSVAESGLKELEESVDSLITIPNEKLLAVMGKKTSLLDAFAAANDVLLGAVQGIADLITRNGMINVDFADVKTVMSEMGMAMMGTARATGENRAREAAEAAIRSPLLEDINLQGAKGILVNITAGMDLNLGEFSEVGDIVREFASDSATVVVGTVIDPEMTDELKVTVVATGLGGDREKPAKVVDNTRTLDGKTDYNQLDRPAVLRRRAVSHGNVAIDQSKESAEQGVDYLDIPAFLRRQAD from the coding sequence ATGTTTGAACTCGTCGATAATGTCCAGCAGAACGCTGTCATTAAAGTCGTCGGTGTTGGCGGAGGTGGCGGCAATGCCGTGCGCCACATGCTCAACAGCGACATCGAAGGTGTCGAATTTATCTGCGCCAATACCGATGCGCAGGCGCTGACCGACATGGACGCTCGCCAGATCATCCAGTTGGGGGGCAACATCACCAAAGGTCTGGGTGCCGGCGCCAATCCTGAGGTGGGCCGTCAATCCGCCCTGGAAGACAGGGATCGCATTGCCGAGGCGATCAAGGGCGCTGATATGGTGTTCATCACCGCTGGCATGGGCGGTGGTACCGGCACCGGTGCAGCGCCGATTGTGGCGGAAGTGGCCCGTGAACTTGGCATCCTTACCGTTGCCGTGGTTACCAAGCCATTCCTGTTCGAGGGTGGCAAGCGCATGAGCGTTGCCGAATCCGGCCTGAAGGAACTTGAGGAGAGCGTCGACTCCCTGATCACCATCCCCAACGAAAAGCTGCTGGCGGTGATGGGCAAGAAAACCAGCCTGTTGGATGCGTTTGCCGCGGCAAATGATGTGCTGCTGGGCGCTGTTCAGGGGATCGCGGATCTGATCACCCGCAACGGTATGATCAACGTTGACTTTGCCGACGTAAAAACGGTCATGTCCGAAATGGGTATGGCAATGATGGGTACGGCCCGGGCCACCGGCGAAAACCGCGCACGGGAAGCTGCCGAAGCGGCCATCCGCAGCCCGCTGCTGGAAGACATCAACCTGCAGGGCGCCAAGGGTATCCTGGTAAACATTACCGCCGGTATGGACCTGAATCTGGGCGAATTCTCCGAGGTTGGCGACATCGTGCGTGAGTTTGCTTCTGACTCGGCTACTGTCGTAGTGGGTACCGTCATTGATCCGGAAATGACCGACGAACTGAAAGTGACCGTCGTTGCGACCGGGCTTGGCGGCGACCGCGAGAAGCCGGCCAAGGTTGTGGACAATACCCGCACCCTGGATGGGAAAACCGATTACAACCAGTTGGACCGCCCCGCCGTTCTGCGCCGTCGGGCCGTTTCCCATGGAAATGTGGCCATTGACCAGAGCAAAGAGAGCGCGGAACAGGGCGTTGACTATCTCGATATTCCCGCATTCCTTCGCCGGCAGGCGGACTGA
- a CDS encoding DciA family protein: MKRKSEQKMTFDKLGKTPVLKDLVARAELHRQAEEHVLAAVPGDLVKGTRFISCKEGELVLSAETAGKASQIRFRQHEIMEKLRENELFRFVWKLKVKVAPPRFREKPAFKKAPLSKENARLLKEEAGHTKDKALREVLEKLASHVRD, from the coding sequence ATGAAACGAAAAAGTGAGCAAAAAATGACCTTCGACAAGCTCGGCAAGACCCCGGTACTCAAGGATCTTGTGGCACGGGCGGAACTTCACCGTCAGGCCGAGGAGCATGTTCTGGCCGCCGTTCCGGGAGACCTGGTCAAGGGCACACGCTTTATAAGCTGCAAGGAAGGTGAACTGGTTCTTTCTGCGGAGACCGCCGGCAAGGCCAGCCAGATTCGCTTCCGCCAGCACGAAATCATGGAAAAACTGCGAGAGAACGAGCTGTTCCGGTTTGTCTGGAAACTGAAGGTTAAAGTCGCGCCGCCAAGGTTCCGGGAGAAGCCCGCGTTTAAAAAGGCACCCTTAAGTAAGGAAAATGCCCGGCTCCTCAAAGAGGAGGCCGGGCACACGAAGGATAAAGCACTACGCGAGGTTCTCGAAAAACTCGCAAGCCACGTCCGGGATTAA
- the ftsA gene encoding cell division protein FtsA: MSSVETENMIVGLDIGTSKVVAIVGKRKMDGTIEVVGIGSHPSRGLKRGVVVNIETTVQAIQRAVEEAELMAGCRIHSVYAGIAGSHIKSLNSHGIVAIRDREVTQADIDRVIDAAQAVAIPADQKILHILPQEFVIDSQEGIKEPMGMSGVRLEAKVHLVTCAVNAAQNIEKCVKRCGLEVDDIILEQLASSHAILTEDEKELGVCVVDIGGGTTDIAVFTGGAIRHTAVIPIAGDQVTNDIAMALRTPTQNAEEIKIKYACALTQLAGADETIKVPSVGDRAPRDLSRQALAEVVEPRYEELFTLVQSELRRSGFEDLIPAGIVITGGSSTMEGVVELAEEIFHMPVRLACPQAVSGMTEVVNNPIYATGVGLLIHGFRQMDLGRTPVLKGEDAPSLFERMKAWFTGHF, from the coding sequence ATGTCATCGGTTGAAACGGAAAACATGATTGTCGGCCTCGACATCGGAACTTCGAAAGTGGTTGCGATTGTCGGCAAGCGCAAGATGGACGGCACCATCGAAGTGGTGGGCATTGGCTCGCATCCTTCCAGGGGCCTCAAGCGCGGGGTGGTGGTAAACATTGAAACCACTGTCCAGGCGATTCAGCGCGCCGTGGAAGAGGCAGAGTTGATGGCAGGGTGTCGCATTCATTCGGTATACGCAGGTATCGCCGGTAGCCACATCAAGAGCCTGAACTCCCACGGGATTGTTGCCATCCGTGACCGGGAAGTCACCCAGGCCGATATCGACCGGGTAATTGATGCCGCCCAGGCGGTTGCGATTCCGGCAGATCAGAAGATCCTGCACATTCTGCCCCAGGAATTTGTGATTGACAGTCAGGAAGGCATCAAGGAGCCGATGGGCATGTCCGGTGTGCGGCTGGAGGCGAAGGTTCATCTGGTGACCTGCGCGGTTAACGCCGCCCAGAATATCGAGAAATGCGTGAAGCGCTGTGGCCTTGAGGTGGATGACATCATCCTGGAGCAGCTGGCGTCCAGTCACGCCATTCTCACCGAAGATGAAAAGGAACTGGGCGTCTGTGTGGTGGACATCGGTGGCGGAACCACCGACATCGCCGTGTTCACCGGTGGTGCGATTCGTCATACCGCGGTGATCCCGATCGCCGGCGATCAGGTGACCAACGATATCGCCATGGCACTGCGGACACCGACCCAGAATGCCGAAGAAATCAAGATCAAGTATGCCTGCGCGCTGACCCAACTGGCCGGCGCCGATGAAACCATCAAGGTGCCCAGCGTCGGGGATCGCGCTCCGCGGGATCTCTCGCGGCAGGCTCTGGCCGAGGTCGTGGAGCCCCGTTACGAGGAGCTGTTCACACTGGTGCAGTCCGAATTGCGCCGGTCCGGGTTCGAGGACCTGATTCCGGCGGGCATCGTGATTACCGGCGGTTCTTCCACCATGGAAGGCGTGGTGGAGCTGGCCGAAGAGATCTTCCACATGCCGGTAAGGCTGGCCTGTCCGCAGGCAGTCTCCGGCATGACGGAAGTGGTCAACAATCCGATCTACGCCACCGGCGTGGGGTTGTTGATTCATGGTTTCCGCCAGATGGATCTGGGGCGGACGCCGGTGCTCAAGGGTGAAGATGCACCCTCGCTGTTTGAGCGCATGAAAGCCTGGTTCACCGGTCATTTCTGA